A genomic stretch from Flavobacteriales bacterium includes:
- the rsmI gene encoding 16S rRNA (cytidine(1402)-2'-O)-methyltransferase, with the protein MGKLFIIPTPIGNLDDITLRAIKTLKEVDYILAEDTRHSGKLLKHLDIKKRMVAHHMHNEHHTAENLVEAIKSGDVIGLITDAGTPIISDPGFSLAKACVDAGVEVECLPGPTALIPALVNSGLPADKFCFEGFLPVKKGRQTRLKFLAEETRTMVFYESPHRLIKSLTQFIEYFGEERKACVCRELSKLYEEKVTDTLPNLLAHFEVKKVKGEIVLVVEGKKNS; encoded by the coding sequence ATGGGAAAATTATTTATTATTCCAACTCCCATCGGAAATCTTGACGATATCACCCTTCGTGCGATAAAAACGCTTAAGGAGGTAGATTACATTTTAGCTGAGGATACTCGGCATAGTGGAAAATTGCTAAAGCATTTGGATATTAAGAAGAGGATGGTTGCGCATCACATGCATAACGAACACCACACAGCAGAGAATTTAGTTGAGGCTATTAAGTCTGGAGATGTAATAGGATTAATTACGGATGCCGGAACGCCAATAATATCAGATCCAGGATTTTCATTGGCAAAAGCATGTGTAGATGCAGGTGTAGAGGTAGAATGTTTACCTGGCCCCACAGCTCTTATTCCGGCTTTAGTAAATTCTGGTTTGCCTGCAGATAAGTTTTGTTTTGAAGGCTTTTTGCCGGTGAAAAAAGGTCGACAAACCCGTTTAAAATTTCTTGCCGAGGAAACGCGAACAATGGTATTTTATGAATCTCCACATAGACTAATTAAATCGCTAACTCAATTTATTGAATACTTTGGGGAGGAACGAAAAGCTTGTGTATGTAGAGAGTTGTCTAAATTGTATGAAGAGAAAGTAACGGATACTCTGCCAAATTTACTAGCTCATTTTGAAGTCAAGAAGGTTAAGGGTGAAATCGTTTTGGTTGTTGAAGGAAAGAAAAATTCTTAA
- a CDS encoding bifunctional UDP-N-acetylmuramoyl-tripeptide:D-alanyl-D-alanine ligase/alanine racemase has translation MNRTKPYSIFDVAKMMDAVCHGEEKIDIVNLTFDSRKVVLPSASLFFALETAKSNGHNYIESSYIKGVRGFVVSSLPKDLENYPNSVFLKVDNTLEALHKLTQVHRDNFNLPVVGVTGSYGKTIVKEWINHLLDTALNTVRSPKSYNSQIGVPISIWNISEAHQIGIFEAGISQSNEMDLLERIIRPTIGVFTNVGKMHEENFSNTSQQIQEKLQLFKNTETVIYCKDHIEIEKAISNRKNTFSWSTLGEATLSFVNTSIGENKTIISGIYDEQAIEITVPFIDPSSIENAIHSWCVAIYLNLDSSTIKERMISLPSVAMRLQLKEGINNCSIVNDSYNLDINSLNIALDFLNQQNQHPKKVAILSDIRCTSKDEEQIYKEVASLLNGKGIDRLIGIGVAISRYENLFNCPCEFHTSTTQFLKDIDLNIFNNETILLKGAFNFSFSKIEKVLQQKTHNTILEIDLNAVTNNLNYFKASLKPKIKLMVVVKAFSYGSGSFEIANILQYHNVDYLAVAYVDEGVELRKAGIRIPIMVMNPANDSINVMVNYNLEPEIYSLKTLNELITYSTNSVTFSIPIHIKIDSGMHRLGFEEKDTAELIAILQNHPELEVKSIFSHLSGSDDEKLDDHSKTQYELFDKMSSQLKKHLGGEIIRHILNTNGIVRFPEYQLDMVRLGMGLHGISNHPIAKKNLLPTSSLKSSISQIKRVSSADKVGYGTNGLLKRDTTLATIPIGYADGLRRSFGKGKGNMFVNGKLAPSIGDVCMDMTMIDITEIDANEGDEVEIFGPNLSILKYSSAMDTIPYEVLTDISRRVKRVYYQE, from the coding sequence ATGAATCGTACTAAACCTTATTCCATTTTTGATGTCGCAAAGATGATGGATGCGGTATGTCATGGAGAAGAAAAAATTGACATTGTCAATCTCACGTTTGATAGTAGAAAAGTTGTTCTTCCCTCCGCCTCACTCTTTTTTGCATTAGAAACGGCGAAAAGCAATGGACACAATTACATTGAAAGTTCATATATAAAAGGAGTCCGCGGATTTGTGGTTTCCTCTCTACCAAAGGATTTAGAGAATTATCCCAACAGTGTTTTTCTAAAAGTTGATAATACATTAGAAGCGCTTCATAAGCTAACTCAAGTCCATCGGGATAATTTTAATTTACCTGTAGTTGGTGTTACCGGAAGCTATGGTAAAACGATTGTTAAAGAGTGGATAAATCACTTATTAGATACTGCTCTAAACACGGTAAGAAGTCCCAAAAGCTACAACTCGCAAATAGGTGTACCCATCTCGATTTGGAATATTTCTGAAGCGCATCAAATTGGAATATTCGAAGCAGGTATTTCTCAGTCAAATGAGATGGATCTCTTGGAAAGAATAATTCGACCTACAATTGGTGTTTTCACCAACGTCGGTAAAATGCATGAAGAAAATTTCTCTAATACTTCGCAACAAATTCAGGAGAAGCTCCAACTTTTTAAGAATACTGAAACAGTAATCTATTGTAAAGATCATATCGAAATAGAGAAAGCAATTTCAAATAGAAAAAATACTTTTTCATGGAGTACTTTAGGAGAGGCCACTCTATCATTCGTTAACACGAGCATTGGTGAAAACAAGACTATTATATCAGGAATATACGATGAGCAAGCCATTGAAATCACTGTTCCCTTTATCGATCCAAGTTCAATAGAAAACGCAATTCATTCTTGGTGTGTCGCAATTTATTTGAATTTGGACTCCTCAACAATAAAAGAAAGGATGATTTCTCTTCCTTCTGTTGCGATGAGGTTACAATTGAAGGAGGGTATTAATAATTGTTCTATCGTAAACGACAGTTACAATCTGGATATTAACTCCCTCAACATCGCGTTAGATTTTCTAAATCAACAGAACCAACATCCAAAAAAAGTCGCTATTCTGAGTGATATAAGGTGTACATCCAAAGATGAAGAACAAATATATAAAGAGGTGGCTTCGTTGCTTAATGGAAAGGGAATCGACAGATTAATTGGAATAGGTGTAGCAATTTCTCGTTATGAGAACCTGTTTAACTGTCCTTGTGAATTTCATACAAGCACAACACAGTTCTTAAAAGATATTGATCTCAATATTTTTAATAATGAAACCATTTTGCTCAAAGGCGCTTTCAATTTTTCATTTAGTAAAATAGAAAAAGTCCTTCAGCAGAAAACCCATAACACCATTCTTGAAATAGACCTTAATGCCGTAACAAACAATCTTAACTACTTCAAGGCATCACTTAAACCAAAGATCAAATTAATGGTTGTGGTAAAGGCATTCTCATATGGAAGCGGCAGTTTCGAGATTGCTAATATTCTTCAGTATCACAATGTGGATTATCTCGCCGTGGCATATGTTGACGAGGGAGTAGAACTCAGAAAAGCAGGAATTAGAATTCCCATTATGGTGATGAATCCTGCAAATGACAGTATAAACGTAATGGTAAATTACAATCTTGAGCCAGAGATTTACAGCTTAAAAACATTGAATGAACTGATTACATACTCAACGAACAGTGTCACTTTCTCTATCCCAATTCATATAAAGATTGATTCGGGTATGCACCGCCTGGGGTTTGAAGAAAAAGATACCGCTGAATTGATAGCAATACTTCAAAATCATCCGGAGCTAGAAGTGAAATCAATATTCTCTCACCTAAGTGGAAGCGACGATGAAAAATTAGACGATCATTCCAAAACACAATATGAGTTATTCGACAAAATGTCTTCTCAATTGAAGAAGCATCTGGGTGGCGAAATTATTAGACACATTTTGAATACGAATGGCATCGTTCGTTTTCCAGAATATCAACTTGACATGGTCCGACTCGGGATGGGATTACATGGTATTTCTAACCATCCAATTGCAAAGAAAAACCTCTTGCCAACAAGTAGTTTAAAGAGCTCCATCTCTCAAATTAAACGAGTCTCGTCTGCTGATAAAGTTGGTTATGGCACAAATGGATTATTAAAAAGAGATACTACACTTGCAACGATTCCTATTGGTTATGCCGACGGGCTGCGCAGAAGTTTTGGAAAAGGAAAAGGTAATATGTTTGTGAACGGCAAACTAGCTCCAAGTATAGGTGATGTTTGCATGGACATGACCATGATTGATATAACAGAAATAGACGCCAATGAAGGTGATGAAGTAGAAATTTTCGGACCCAACTTATCTATACTAAAATATTCTAGTGCAATGGATACAATACCTTATGAAGTATTAACCGATATTTCGAGAAGAGTGAAACGCGTATATTACCAAGAATAA
- a CDS encoding glycosyltransferase family 2 protein, with protein sequence MIKLSVVIITYNEERNIERCIDSVINIADEILIIDSFSTDKTKEICEAKGVRFLQNKFEGHIEQKNFAWTQTEFDHILSIDADEAVTPMLRKSIAEVKNYWTEEGYEINRLNNYCGTWIKTCGWYPDTKLRLFKKWKGCWQGTNPHDSFKLHDNKKAGWLQGDLLHYTYHTVEDHKERIQYFAQIAAKEIIKKGKRTHTLKLILNPLSKFFKSYIVKLGFMDGYKGFLISFYAAKGTYLKYKFSRAQK encoded by the coding sequence ATGATTAAACTTTCGGTAGTAATAATAACTTATAACGAGGAGAGGAACATTGAAAGATGTATTGACTCGGTTATAAATATCGCCGATGAAATCTTAATTATTGATTCCTTTTCTACCGATAAGACAAAAGAAATATGTGAAGCAAAGGGAGTTCGTTTTCTTCAAAACAAGTTTGAAGGCCACATAGAGCAAAAGAATTTCGCATGGACCCAAACCGAATTCGATCACATATTATCTATCGATGCGGATGAAGCCGTAACTCCAATGTTGCGAAAATCTATCGCTGAAGTTAAAAATTACTGGACCGAAGAAGGATATGAAATAAATCGCCTGAACAATTACTGTGGAACATGGATAAAGACTTGTGGCTGGTATCCGGATACCAAATTGAGACTTTTCAAAAAATGGAAAGGTTGTTGGCAAGGAACAAATCCCCACGATAGCTTTAAGTTACACGATAACAAAAAAGCGGGTTGGTTGCAAGGCGATCTATTGCACTACACTTACCACACAGTCGAAGACCATAAAGAAAGGATACAATACTTTGCCCAAATTGCGGCAAAAGAAATTATTAAAAAAGGGAAGAGAACACATACACTCAAATTAATCCTCAATCCTCTTTCCAAATTCTTTAAATCCTATATCGTTAAGCTAGGATTCATGGATGGCTATAAAGGGTTTCTTATTTCATTTTATGCTGCAAAAGGAACATATCTGAAATATAAATTTTCCCGAGCACAGAAATAA